From Rhodococcus antarcticus, the proteins below share one genomic window:
- a CDS encoding asparaginase produces the protein MALARSILVLTTGGTIASRDDGTGAKVATTEGRELLEGSEIAPDLDVRVREVLSTDSSALTLADLDTIRAAVLDALTEDVVGVVLTHGTDTLEETALLLDLCHDDPRPVVLTGAVRSADDVQPDGPRNLRDALAVAASPTARGLGVLVVLGGSAHAARGTRKLHTTALTPFHDPRWGAVGLVTGAGLDVVRTPERPAALAPAPLGRVRVDVVALYPGVDATALDAHVAAGARGLVLETTGSGNTHPEVVTAVARHVRAGITVLVSTRVHAGEVAAVYGGGGGGRDLLDAGAVLVPWLRPGQARIQLLALLSAGATEDQVRGASW, from the coding sequence ATGGCCCTCGCACGCTCGATCCTCGTGCTCACCACCGGCGGCACCATCGCCAGCCGGGACGACGGCACCGGGGCGAAGGTGGCCACGACCGAGGGCCGCGAGCTGCTGGAGGGCTCCGAGATCGCACCCGACCTGGACGTGCGCGTGCGGGAGGTGCTCAGCACCGACAGCTCGGCGCTGACCCTGGCCGACCTCGACACCATCCGGGCCGCCGTCCTCGACGCCCTCACCGAGGACGTCGTCGGCGTGGTGCTCACCCACGGCACGGACACGCTGGAGGAGACGGCCCTGCTGCTGGACCTCTGCCACGACGACCCCCGGCCGGTGGTGCTCACCGGGGCGGTGCGCAGCGCGGACGACGTGCAGCCCGACGGTCCGCGCAACCTGCGGGACGCCCTGGCCGTGGCCGCCTCGCCCACCGCGCGCGGGCTGGGGGTGCTCGTGGTCCTGGGGGGTTCCGCCCACGCGGCCCGGGGCACCCGGAAGCTGCACACCACCGCGCTGACGCCGTTCCACGACCCGCGCTGGGGTGCGGTGGGGCTGGTCACCGGCGCGGGCCTCGACGTGGTGCGGACCCCCGAGCGCCCGGCCGCCCTGGCGCCGGCACCGCTGGGCCGCGTGCGCGTCGACGTCGTCGCGCTGTACCCGGGCGTCGACGCCACCGCGCTCGACGCGCACGTGGCCGCCGGGGCGCGCGGACTGGTCCTGGAGACCACCGGTTCGGGCAACACCCACCCCGAGGTGGTGACCGCCGTGGCTCGACACGTGCGCGCCGGGATCACCGTGCTGGTGTCCACCCGGGTGCACGCCGGGGAGGTGGCTGCGGTCTACGGCGGGGGCGGCGGCGGGAGGGACCTCCTCGACGCCGGAGCCGTCCTCGTGCCGTGGCTGCGCCCGGGACAGGCCCGGATCCAGCTGCTCGCCCTGCTCTCCGCCGGGGCGACCGAGGACCAGGTGCGCGGCGCGAGCTGGTGA
- the lhgO gene encoding L-2-hydroxyglutarate oxidase — MHDFCVIGGGIVGLATALALLEARPGSTVVVCEKEDGLARHQSGHSSGVVHSGIYYEPGSLKARLCREGAAATKAFAREHGVPVRELGKLLVATGAADAARLEALVDRAARNDVVAHRVSRTELAELEPNVAGVAALHVPVTASIDYVALCAAMEQVVTAAGGEVRTGVAVTAIEERAGVVRVSTAGEDLVARRVVACAGLQADRVARMAGVQDDVRIVPFRGEYFRLPDHRAGVVRHLVYPVPDPELPFLGVHLTPMVDGRTTVGPNAVLGLSREGYRKGSVQLRDLREIAGFPGFWHLARANVRTGAREVAASVSKRRYLALARRYCPSLELSDLLPEEAGIRAQAVSRRGELLHDFLFRRTARTLHVLNAPSPAATSALPIGREVARRALD; from the coding sequence GTGCACGACTTCTGCGTGATCGGCGGCGGCATCGTCGGCCTGGCCACGGCCCTGGCCCTGCTCGAGGCGCGGCCGGGGTCCACGGTCGTGGTGTGCGAGAAGGAGGACGGCCTCGCGCGGCACCAGAGCGGGCACAGCTCCGGGGTGGTGCACTCCGGCATCTACTACGAGCCGGGCTCGCTCAAGGCCCGGCTGTGCCGCGAGGGTGCTGCCGCCACCAAGGCCTTCGCCCGGGAGCACGGCGTGCCCGTGCGCGAGCTCGGCAAGCTGCTCGTGGCCACCGGTGCCGCCGACGCCGCCCGGCTGGAGGCCCTGGTGGACCGGGCCGCGCGCAACGACGTCGTGGCGCACCGGGTGAGCCGCACCGAGCTGGCCGAGCTGGAGCCGAACGTCGCCGGGGTGGCCGCCCTGCACGTGCCCGTCACCGCCAGCATCGACTACGTGGCCCTCTGCGCCGCGATGGAGCAGGTGGTGACCGCGGCCGGTGGCGAGGTGCGCACCGGTGTCGCGGTGACCGCGATCGAGGAGAGGGCGGGCGTGGTCCGGGTCAGCACCGCCGGCGAGGACCTGGTGGCTCGGCGCGTGGTGGCCTGCGCCGGGCTGCAGGCCGACCGGGTGGCGCGGATGGCCGGGGTGCAGGACGACGTGCGCATCGTGCCGTTCCGCGGCGAGTACTTCCGGCTGCCCGACCACCGCGCGGGCGTGGTGCGCCACCTCGTCTACCCCGTGCCGGACCCGGAGCTGCCGTTCCTCGGGGTGCACCTGACCCCGATGGTGGACGGTCGCACCACGGTCGGGCCGAACGCCGTGCTGGGGCTCTCCCGGGAGGGCTACCGCAAGGGCTCGGTGCAGCTGCGCGACCTCCGCGAGATCGCCGGCTTCCCGGGGTTCTGGCACCTGGCCCGGGCCAACGTCCGCACCGGGGCGCGGGAGGTGGCGGCCTCGGTGTCGAAGCGGCGCTACCTGGCGCTCGCCCGCCGGTACTGCCCCTCGCTCGAGCTGTCCGACCTGCTGCCCGAGGAGGCCGGCATCCGCGCCCAGGCCGTGAGCCGGCGCGGGGAGCTGCTGCACGACTTCCTGTTCCGCCGCACCGCCCGCACCCTGCACGTGCTCAACGCGCCCTCGCCCGCAGCCACCTCGGCCCTGCCCATCGGCCGCGAGGTGGCGCGGCGGGCGCTGGACTGA